In one Brassica oleracea var. oleracea cultivar TO1000 chromosome C9, BOL, whole genome shotgun sequence genomic region, the following are encoded:
- the LOC106314781 gene encoding uncharacterized protein LOC106314781 yields MWRNIENFSINNPSVSYRPTNHQYKINFIYGTDITPSTILNDNMFLSLVDFQTIQSGVEDPNILIDVIGQVSDLGALETVQCSGKARKKIEFSLTDLVGHRITCCLWGKFAESIKANCDAAGEDSVICLLCFVKIGTYRNEIQISNSYDASQVFFNPPIMEAEAVLKRDVASNALTLVESNQDKLEREIRRDPWMQYAIRDIVELRQLTQTKQCRIIATIYAIDKDWGWYYFGCKTCQKKVTQISRTVKIVNGKEIVQDSCMGERWYWRSLLMLFDWIASGIVPENAADLLNGSFDELKDVESFPEAITSLIGKTFMFGVYIERVTITTESFTQSDVGTNNLSCSQGSILLMDSEANEDTVVTPSSKRKEHSNISSTTKKQCTRVFVKKEKTTKEEPNTKKSG; encoded by the exons ATGTGGAGAAACATTGAAAATTTCTCCATCAATAACCCGAGTGTTTCCTACAGGCCTACCAATCATCAATACAAAATCAATTTCATTTATGGCACTGATATCACTCCATCAACAATCCTAAACGACAACATGTTCCTGAGTTTGGTGGATTTCCAAACTATTCAGAGTGGAGTGGAAGATCCAAACATCTTAATTG ATGTTATTGGACAAGTGTCTGATTTGGGAGCTCTAGAGACAGTTCAGTGCTCGGGTAAAGCAAGAAAGAAAATCGAATTCAGTTTGACAGACCTTGT TGGCCATAGGATTACTTGCTGTCTGTGGGGAAAGTTTGCTGAAAGCATTAAAGCTAACTGCGATGCAGCTGGTGAAGATTCGGTTATATGCCTCCTATGTTTTGTGAAAATTGGGACTTATAGAA ATGAGATTCAAATTTCAAACTCATATGATGCTTCTCAAGTCTTTTTCAACCCGCCAATAATGGAGGCTGAGGCAGTTTTGAAAAG GGATGTTGCATCCAATGCATTGACATTGGTTGAATCCAACCAAGACAAACTTGAGAGGGAGATAAGACGCGACCCTTGGATGCAATACGCAATTAGAGACATTGTAGAGCTACGGCAATTAACTCAG ACTAAGCAATGCAGAATCATTGCCACAATCTATGCTATTGACAAGGATTGGGGATGGTACTATTTTGGATGCAAAACTTGCCAAAAAAAGGTCACCCAGATATCGAGAACAGTTAAAATCGTAAATGGGAAGGAGATT GTTCAGGATTCATGTATGGGTGAAAGATGGTACTGGAGAAGCTTACTAATGCTATTTGACTGGATTGCAAGCGGAATTGTTCCTGAAAATGCTGCTGACTTGCTCAACGGTTCATTTGATGAG CTAAAAGATGTTGAGTCTTTTCCTGAGGCTATTACTTCTTTGATTGGGAAGACTTTCATGTTTGGAGTTTACATTGAGAGAGTAACAAT CACCACCGAATCATTTACTCAGTCTGATGTTGGAACTAATAATTTAAGTTGTTCACAG GGTTCGATTTTACTAATGGACAGTGAAGCAAACGAAGACACTGTGGTAACCCCATCGTCTAAACGCAAAGAACATTCCAACATAAGTTCTACAACAAAGAAGCAGTGCACCAGAGTATTTGTGAAGAAAGAAAAGACCACCAAAGAGGAGCCAAACACCAAAAAAAGTGGCTAA
- the LOC106312958 gene encoding protein tipD, with product MSQEEKAMEAIKDALRALRKRHLLEEGAHGPAISALSKPMISQGSEWKEKTEKLEIELQQCYKAQSRLSDQLVIEVAESRTSKASLQDKELLINDLEKDLSQTREECTRLQEELEEKTKTLDLLITENKEVRSQLEEMTNRAQKAESENKMLIDRWMLQKMQDAERLNEANALYEEMLAKLKANGLENLARQQVDGIVRRNEDGTDHFVESTIPSTCGHRIHAHEGGCGSILFQYNSRTLFTGGQAGPVKMWDTNSGSLIKSLNGSLGNILDLAITHDNKSLIAASSSNNLFVWDVNSGRVRHTLTGHTDKVCAVDVSKFSSRHVVSAAYDRTIKLWDLQKGYCTNTVLFTSNCNAICLSIDGLTVFSGHMDGNLRLWDIQTGKLLSEVAGHSSAITSVSLSRNGNMILTSGRDNVHNVFDTRTLEICGTLRASGNRLASNWSRSCISPDDEYVAAGSADGTVHVWSISKGSIVSTLKEQTSPILCCSWSGIGKPLASADKNGYVCTWT from the exons AT GTCACAGGAGGAGAAAGCAATGGAAGCCATAAAAGACGCTTTGAGAGCTTTGCGGAAGCGCCATCTTCTGGAAGAAGGAGCTCATGGACCCGCCATTTCTGCGCTCTCTAAACCTATGATTTCTCAG GGATCTGAATGGAAGGAGAAAACAGAAAAGCTGGAGATAGAGCTACAGCAGTGTTACAAAGCGCAATCCCGATTGTCTGATCAACTCGTGATAGAAGTAGCTGAATCCAGAACTTCAAAGGCTTCTTTACAAGACAAGGAGTTGTTGATTAATGACCTCGAGAAGGACTTATCCCAAACAAG GGAGGAGTGTACACGATTACAAGAAGAGTTAGAGGAAAAGACCAAGACGCTTGATTTACTTATTACCGAAAACAAGGAAGTCAGATCTCAGCTGGAGGAGATGACTAACAGAGCTCAAAAAGCAGAGTCTGAGAACAAAATGTTAATTGATCGGTGGATGTTACAGAAGATGCAGGATGCAGAACGTCTTAATGAG GCAAATGCTCTCTATGAAGAAATGCTAGCTAAGCTTAAGGCCAATGGTTTGGAAAATCTTGCTAGGCAGCAAGTTGATGGAATTGTCCGACGCAATGAAGATGGAACTGATCATTTTGTTGAGTCTACCATCCCGTCAACATGTGGCCACCGTATCCATGCTCACGAAGGTGGCTGTGGTTCGATACTCTTTCAATACAACTCTCGTACTCTGTTTACCGGTGGCCAAGCCGGACCAGTAAAAATGTGGGACACCAATAGTGGGTCTCTAATCAAAAGCTTAAACGGTTCCCTTGGGAATATACTTGATCTAGCCATAACCCACGACAATAAGTCCCTGATCGCAGCAAGCAGCTCTAACAATTTGTTTGTGTGGGACGTTAACTCTGGTAGGGTACGTCATACTCTCACAGGCCACACAGATAAAGTATGTGCTGTGGATGTGAGCAAGTTCTCCAGCCGACATGTTGTCAGTGCAGCTTATGACCGTACTATTAAACTCTGGGATTTGCAGAAAGGTTACTGTACAAACACAGTGCTCTTTACCAGTAACTGCAATGCGATCTGCTTAAGCATAGATGGGCTTACGGTATTCTCAGGCCACATGGATGGGAATCTGAGGTTGTGGGATATTCAAACTGGGAAACTTCTGTCTGAAGTAGCTGGACATTCTTCTGCTATAACCTCTGTATCATTGTCCCGGAATGGAAATATGATCTTGACGAGCGGGAGAGACAACGTGCATAATGTATTCGATACACGGACTTTGGAAATTTGCGGGACGTTGAGAGCATCAGGGAACAGATTGGCATCGAATTGGAGCCGGTCGTGTATAAGTCCAGATGATGAATACGTGGCTGCGGGATCTGCTGATGGAACGGTGCATGTCTGGTCTATCTCCAAAGGCAGTATAGTGAGCACTCTCAAGGAGCAAACATCTCCTATACTGTGTTGTTCTTGGAGTGGGATTGGGAAACCATTGGCATCGGCTGATAAAAACGGGTATGTCTGTACTTGGACATGA